A genomic segment from Candidatus Binatia bacterium encodes:
- the hpnI gene encoding bacteriohopanetetrol glucosamine biosynthesis glycosyltransferase HpnI, with product MHTHIGLAYAFQLLIIIGLLVSVAFYLIGYFEARRFFRQSVRATGHNGRGQKRPGVTILKPLKGLDVYLYENLSSFCTQDYPTLQIVFGVADGDDPAVQVVRRLQAAHPSLNIDLVIDRRVYGTNYKVSNLYNMYRVAKHEVILIADSDIRVKRDYVRRIVAGLADPQVGLVTCLYRAVNTGGLPTLVETLFINTDFVPMVLMARVVEKPSYAFGATMAMRRSTLDEIGGFLPLASHLADDYHLGNRIAARGYRLALSDVVVETVLGVGKWKRLFDHQLRWARTYRNCRPGGYFGSIMTHGTLWATLNLMYHHFSPGACTVAALVYGLRIATASAICNRHLGAPLNFGHALLVPVKDLFVSLVWLLCFLGDTVHWSGFKFRVMKDGRMIQLSPPATVEPSLIGYPSVQEEQDRHPAPPLTARDLGTSPR from the coding sequence ATGCACACGCACATTGGACTCGCCTACGCCTTCCAGCTGCTCATCATCATTGGGCTCCTGGTTTCGGTGGCGTTTTATCTTATCGGTTACTTCGAAGCGCGCCGTTTCTTTCGCCAAAGTGTGCGGGCCACCGGGCACAACGGCCGAGGACAAAAGCGTCCGGGAGTCACCATCCTCAAACCACTCAAAGGGTTGGACGTCTATCTCTACGAAAACCTCTCGAGCTTTTGCACCCAGGATTATCCCACCTTGCAGATTGTTTTTGGCGTGGCCGACGGCGACGACCCGGCGGTGCAGGTCGTGCGCCGGCTGCAGGCGGCACATCCGTCGCTCAACATCGATCTGGTGATCGACCGCCGCGTGTACGGCACCAATTACAAGGTCAGCAATCTCTACAACATGTACCGCGTCGCCAAACACGAGGTCATCCTGATCGCGGACAGTGACATTCGGGTCAAACGCGACTACGTACGGCGCATCGTGGCTGGTTTAGCAGACCCGCAAGTCGGCTTGGTGACTTGCTTGTACCGCGCCGTGAACACCGGTGGTCTGCCGACCTTGGTAGAAACGCTCTTCATCAACACCGACTTTGTCCCCATGGTGCTGATGGCGCGAGTGGTGGAAAAGCCCAGCTATGCGTTCGGGGCGACCATGGCGATGCGCCGATCGACCCTCGACGAGATCGGCGGCTTTCTCCCGCTGGCGAGCCACCTGGCCGATGACTACCACCTCGGCAACCGGATCGCCGCACGCGGCTACCGGCTGGCGCTGTCTGATGTGGTGGTGGAAACCGTCCTGGGCGTTGGGAAATGGAAGCGGCTGTTCGACCATCAGTTGCGCTGGGCGCGCACCTATCGGAACTGCCGGCCGGGCGGCTACTTCGGCAGCATCATGACCCACGGCACACTGTGGGCAACCCTCAACCTCATGTACCACCACTTCAGCCCGGGAGCCTGCACGGTGGCTGCGCTTGTGTACGGGCTGCGCATCGCTACCGCGAGCGCGATATGCAACCGCCACCTCGGCGCACCGTTGAATTTCGGCCACGCGCTTCTGGTCCCCGTGAAGGATCTTTTTGTCTCCCTTGTCTGGTTGCTTTGTTTCCTCGGCGACACCGTGCACTGGAGCGGCTTCAAGTTCCGCGTGATGAAGGACGGCCGGATGATCCAGCTGTCACCGCCTGCCACCGTCGAACCCAGCTTGATCGGGTACCCGTCGGTCCAAGAAGAGCAGGACCGGCACCCCGCCCCCCCTCTGACAGCGAGAGATTTGGGGACTAGTCCTCGGTGA